From one Dermatophagoides farinae isolate YC_2012a chromosome 5, ASM2471394v1, whole genome shotgun sequence genomic stretch:
- the LOC124499321 gene encoding 2-oxoadipate dehydrogenase complex component E1 yields the protein MWPQLSSLTSSRLIVHQISRRFYHPVKGIFGNTQPYRLNIDEWSQNQQVDNGLPLSYSMVKQAFQKRGHLLCQLDPLSLANLTDVDPITDSNNNDFHQFTQKLSPILGVNLEKFLDSEPVASSVDKKEFIHHLFNMYCRNIGFEFDHVLSFDEKTWFAKQIEREHENPLPFDNTELVAKDLLITEALDHFLARKFQSVKRYGCEGAETMIIFIDELLRLLQQNDQSENGDFMNELIIGMPHRGRLNLLVNKLQYPAKALFHKLSGRDEFDFQYNNRKSSTMIIGDVLSHLYTQIEFEKNLVATLLPNPSHLEVVAPMVCGYSRGQMMHKRIGPYSWNTDDVSKFSNILPLQIHGDASFTGQGIIMETLALANVEHYMTNGSIHLVVNNQVGYTTPGRMYQSRSSLYCTDPLKMINAPIIHVNGDHPDLVARAARLAYNYRQKFRKDVAINLVCYRRWGHNELDDPTFTNPKMYEKIHSRKSIPRSYAEKIEMSQEKITAIIDEYNQMLNDSLTNVNEYKPPSVPVIISNAKSLWKDVQWPSSDHITRWDTSVPEALLKHIGRVSTQSPNDWNLHKTLKKVFDDRSARFNSGKNLDWSLAETLAFGSLLYQGYDVRISGQDVGRGTFSQRHCMIVDQSTNDVHVPLNDLANEHQDYLPWKNDNIGQLEVCNSILSEEAVMAYEYGLSLTTSNVLAIWEAQFGDFFNGAQTIIDTLVSSGEGKWLLQSSLTLLLPNGYDGAGPEHTSARLERFLQISNSSETEIDSDNVNWSIIYPTTPAQYFHSLRRQMIRPYRKPLVVMGPKMLLRHPRCQSNIEDLSMERSHFAPVLDDPVHYMPTHCFQIDPIDMKNTVSNVKSIIFCSGKHYYTLEKQRQHLFGDDQSKLSSIAIVRIEELCPFPAAELVAILKRYPNAKNLIWSQEEHRNMGAWTFIRPRFQNILHQTKLQYVGRGHLEAPAVGLASVHRKEIDTILTQTFDLCQLSAK from the exons atgtggcctcaattatcatcattgacatcaTCAAGGTtaattgttcatcaaatATCCAGAAGATTTTATCATCCAGTCAAAG gTATTTTCGGTAATACACAACCATATCGtttgaatattgatgaatggtCACAAAATCAACAGGTTGATAATGGATTACCATTGTCTTATTCGATGGTGAAACAAGCATTTCAAAAACGTGGACATCTTCTCTGTCAATTAGATCCATTGTCATTGGCAAATCTAACCGATGTTGATCCAATCActgattcaaacaacaatgattttcatcaattcacACAGAAATTAAGTCCAATTTTGGGTGttaatttggaaaaatttctggATAGTGAACCTGTTGCATCATCAGTGGACAAgaaagaatttattcatcatttattcaacatGTATTGTAGAAATATtggttttgaatttgatcatgtattatcatttgatgaaaaaacgtGGTTtgcaaaacaaattgaacgtGAACATGAAAATCCGCTGCCATTCGATAATACAGAATTGGTGGCAAAAGATTTACTAATAACCGAAGCATTGGATCATTTTCTTGCgcgaaaatttcaatcagtCAAACGTTATGGTTGTGAAGGTGCTGaaacaatgattatttttattgatgaattattacgATTATTACAACAAAATGACCAAAGCGAAAATGGTGATTTTATGAATGAACTAATAATTGGAATGCCACATCGTGGACGTTTAAATTTATTGGTAAATAAACTACAATATCCAGCTAAAGCATTATTTCATAAACTATCTGGAcgtgatgaatttgattttcaatataataatcgtaaatcatcaacaatgattattGGTGATGTATTATCACATCTTTATAcacaaattgaattcgaaAAGAATCTTGTGGCAACATTATTACCGAATCCATCGCATTTAGAAGTTGTTGCGCCAATGGTTTGTGGTTATAGTCGTGGCCAAATGATGCATAAACGTATTGGTCCATATTCTTGGAATACTGATGATGTCAGtaaattttccaatattcTGCCATTACAAATACATGGTGATGCATCATTCACTGGACAAGGTATTATAATGGAAACATTGGCATTAGCAAATGTTGAACATTATATGACAAATGGATCAATACATCTTGTGGTTAATAATCAGGTTGGCTATACAACTCCTGGCCGTATGTATCAATCacgttcatcattatattgtacggatccattgaaaatgatcaatgcACCAATAATACATGTTAATGGTGATCATCCTGATTTGGTTGCACGTGCAGCACGTTTAGCATATAATTATCGgcaaaaatttcgaaaagaTGTTGCAATCAATCTTGTTTGTTATCGTCGTTGGGGCCATAATGAATTGGATGATCCAACATTTACGAATCCAaaaatgtatgaaaaaattcattcaagaaAATCAATACCACGATCATATgctgaaaaaattgaaatgtcacaagaaaaaattacagcaattattgatgaatataatcaAATGCTTAATGATTCATTGACGAATGTTAATGAATATAAACCACCATCGGTACCGGTGATCATATCGAATGCGAAAAGTTTATGGAAAGATGTTCAATGGCCAAGCAGTGATCATATAACTAGATGGGATACATCTGTACCAGAAGCATTATTAAAACATATTGGTCGTGTTTCCACCCAATCACCAAATGATTGGAATCTAcataaaacattgaaaaaagttttcgatGATCGTTCAGCACGTTTTAATTCGGGTAAAAATCTTGATTGGTCATTGGCCGAAACATTGGCATttggttcattattatatcaagGATATGATGTACGAATATCTGGCCAGGATGTTGGACGTGGTACATTTAGCCAACGACATTGtatgattgttgatcaatcaacaaatgatgtTCATGTaccattgaatgatttggCCAATGAACATCAAGATTATTTACCatggaaaaatgataatattggtCAACTTGAAGTTTGTAATTCAATTCTATCCGAAGAGGCTGTTATGGCCTATGAATATGGTCTTAGTTTAACCACTTCAAATGTATTGGCCATTTGGGAGGCACAATttggtgattttttcaacGGTGCTCAAACAATTATCGATACACTTGTTTCAAGTGGTGAAGGCAAATGGCTTTTACAAAGTtcattaacattattattaccaaatGGTTATGATGGTGCTG GACCTGAACATACATCAGCAAGATTAGAAAGATTTTTAcagatttcaaattcatctgAAACAGAAATCGATTCCGATAATGTTAATTGGTCAATCATTTATCCAACAACACCGGcacaatattttcattcattacggCGACAAATGATACGACCATATCGTAAACCATTGGTAGTAATGGGGCCAAAAATGCTTCTACGACATCCACGTTGTCAATCGAATATTGAAGATCTTTCTATGGAACGATCACATTTTGCACCGGTACTAGATGATCCTGTACATTATATGCCTACacattgttttcaaattgatccaATCGATATGAAAAATACCGTATCGAATgttaaatcaataatattctGTTCAGGTAAACATTATTATACATTGGAAAAACAACGGCAACATCTTTTCGGCGATGATCagtcaaaattatcatcaatagcAATTGTACGTATCGAAGAATTATGTCCATTTCCAGCAGCTGAATTAGTGGCCATTTTAAAACGTTATCCAAATGCAAAAA aTCTAATCTGGAGCCAAGAAGAACATCGTAATATGGGTGCATGGACATTTATACGGCCAcgttttcaaaatattttacaTCAAACCAAATTGCAATATGTTGGACGTGGACATTTGGAAGCACCAGCTGTAGGTTTAGCCAGTGTACATCGAAAAGAAATCGATACCATTCTGACGCAAACATTTGATCTATGTCAATTATCGGCAAAATGA
- the LOC124499322 gene encoding uncharacterized protein LOC124499322 — MFSFVINNNNNNYHYVRQTTTTTTNNLNRQQQQQKKRIIMINKMFEMLIIILSLFINELSLIQSLELRANCGFPGKPYRSKIIPEEKSVYEEGETVSFQCSDYWSPPQMRKCVNGVWVGPPARCGDFLNNVVLNDAKLLDMSFGLPIEKFHYRNINLTKMEKHLPNSFLAQRYPDHKLRVTNDHEFMWKLNFTRPAVKLFVRVNFNFINFTLLDQAIKNNFSFYIDVEISPYRTCNLDYQNSNAWRDNGNRIDSYFTCEAHSYQDLERDLDTPNNYMIMRTKSSHNLPHELAAIFFGSVYGNESDPICGEPETDFGQTYRVRQEYRNYIIDCLDNQWKDVTPNKYKNFVNHQKCIGDMIWNGTKPRCTPIRNCPIEKIMKNNRRNFNENDTEKDPLVVDAILGYYNFIENQTIYAIDGTEIVYACASVDYILVGKDTRTCKRDMTWSGTEPVCKYIKPTNEIVESPNYLIVIIICMGTLLFLILFASFLLFLFYTKHIKITKKSDKSSNGDESTHNEWQGENYYDNIEMNFNQTGLGALGLNIVGGGGGGGGGVGGGSNTGISGGKSNDVFYDIYETVDSNKGDNSNNNNNTATNLIRYAEPNQYFYGTEQSLLNHNLNNMNNLNNQKENDYIRMYGSGLKVHETGIVTPITASNTPITSNINNSNNNNGSNTTNTPITSSTTTSPNTGIIISGGGGGSGGGGGGVGAGGGVNNGNSTPSSIHHSSSIRSSKQMKNREPSYLEVMQ; from the exons atgttttcattcgtcatcaacaacaacaacaacaattatcattatgtaaggcaaacaactacaacaacaacaaacaatctaaatcgacaacaacaacaacaaaaaaaacgaataataatgatcaataaaatgtttgaaatgttAATCATAATATTATCGTTGTTTATCAAcgaattatcattaatacaATCATTAGAATTACGTGCCAATTGTGGTTTTCCTGGTAAACCATATCGGTCAAAAATTATACCTGAAGAAAAATCTGTATATGAAGAAGGTGAAACAGTATCATTTCAATGTAGTGATTATTGGTCACCACCACAGATGCGTAAATGTGTCAATGGTGTATGGGTTGGACCACCAGCACGTTGTGGtgattttttgaataatgtCGTATTGAATGATGCTAAATTGTTGGACATGTCATTTGGATTAccgattgaaaaatttcattatcgtAATATAAATCTAACAAAAATGGAGAAACATCttccaaattcatttttagcACAACGATATCCTGATCACAAATTACGTGTGACCAATGATCATGAATTTATGtggaaattaaatttcactAGACCAGCAGTGAAATTATTTGTTCGtgttaattttaatttcatcaatttcacaTTATTAGATCAGGCGatcaagaataatttttcattctatatTGATGTCGAAATCAGTCCATATAGAACATGTAATTTGGATTATCAAAACAGTAATGCATGGCGTGATAATGGTAATCGTATTGATTCATATTTCACTTGTGAAGCACATTCCTATCAAGATCTTGAACGTGATCTAGATACTCCAAATAATTATATGATAATGCGCACAAAAAGTTCACATAATCTTCCACATGAACTGGCCGCAATATTTTTCGGTAGTGTTTATGGCAATGAAAGTGATCCAATATGCGGTGAACCAGAAACAGATTTTGGTCAAACTTATCGTGTGCGGCAAGAATATCGTAATtacattattgattgtttggACAATCAATGGAAAGATGTAACAccgaataaatataaaaattttgtcaatcatcaaaaatgtaTTGGTGATATGATTTGGAATGGAACAAAACCACGTTGTACACCGATACGTAATTGTCCTATagagaaaataatgaaaaataatcgtcgaaatttcaatgaaaatgatacgGAAAAAGATCCATTAGTTGTCGATGCTATATTAGGATAttataatttcattgaaaatcaaactaTTTACGCTATTGATGGTACAGAAATTGTTTATGCATGTGCATCGGTCGATTATATATTGGTTGGTAAGGATACACGCACTTGTAAACGTGATATGACATGGTCCGGTACGGAACCGGTTTGTAAAT aTATAAAaccaacaaatgaaattgttgaatcaCCAAATTATCTgatcgtaatcatcatctgtatGGGAACATTATTGTTTCTAATTTTATTTGCATCATTcctgttatttttattctatacAAAACATATAAAAATTACTAAAAAAAGCGACAAATCTagtaatggtgatgaatccACACATAATGAATGGCAAggtgaaaattattatgataatattgaaatgaatttcaatcaaactgGATTGGGTGCATTGGGTTTAAatattgttggtggtggtggtggcggtggtggtggcgttggtggtggtagtaatACCGGTATTAGTGGTGGTAAATCgaatgatgttttttatgATATTTATGAAACAGTCGATAGTAATAAAGGtgataatagtaataataataataacactgCTACCAATCTAATACGTTATGCTGAAccgaatcaatatttttatggtactgaacaatcattattgaatcataatttaaataatatgaataatttgaataatcaaaaagaaaatgactATATTCGTATGTATGGATCTGGATTAAAAGTACATGAAACTGGTATTGTAACGCCAATCACTGCTAGTAATACGCCAATCACAtctaatattaataatagtaataataataatggatcaaATACAACCAATACACcgataacatcatcaacaacaacatcaccGAATACGGGCATTATCATcagtggtggcggtggtggtagtggtggcgGCGGCGGTGGTGTTGGTGCTGGTGGCGGTGTTAATAATGGTAattcaacaccatcatcaatacatcattcatcatcgattcgaTCATCGAAACAGATGAAAAATCGTGAACCATCTTATTTGGAAGTGATgcaatga